The DNA region GGACAGCCTCGACAACAACGGCGTCGACGGCTCCCAGTTCCGCTGGCTGCGCGTCTCGCTGAACCGCTTCGAGTCCGACCAGTCCCTCGGCAGCGGCGCCAAGCGCGCCCAGGGCAACTTCACCAAGCAGGTCACGGACGCCCAGGCGGCCAAGGACGCCAAGGGCGTCAAGACCACTCCGGTGCCGGGCGTGGGCGACCAGGCGACGCTGGTCAGCTACGACGTCAAGAAGGAGAAGGACACCTTCAAGCAGCAGACGCTCGTGGCCCGCGTGGAGAACGCGGTCGTGACGGTCGACTACAACGGCGCGGGTCTCGCGGGCGACAAGTCCCCCGACGGGGCGGCCCTCGCCAAGGACACCCAGAAGGCCGCAAAGGAGGCCGTCGCGGCGGTCACGGCGGCGAACAAGGCGGGCGGCGCCCCGGACAAGTCCTCCGACGCCCCCAAGGACGACAAGGACGACAAGGACGACAAGGCCTCCGACGGCTCCGGCGCGAAGCCGGAGAACGACGCGAAGGACGACGCGAAGCCCAAGGGCGAGTAGCCGAAGGGCGAGTAGCCGAACCTTCCTCGCGTACGCGCGCGAGACCGCCACAACTCGCCCCGCGCACCCAGGAGTCACAGGAGCCCGACCGCTCACGCGGCCGGGCTCCTGCCGTGTCCGCGTCCGCGCTGCCTGCCTGCCACACATGCCGCGACTCCTGCTTGCCCTTCGTGGCCTGTTCCAGGACAAGGGCTGACCGCGTTTCTGGCCGGGAGGCCTGCGCGCTTACGTCGGCTCGGGCCCCCGGTTTCCGCACAGAGGGAAGTCACCGTACGAAGTTCGCCCCCCGTCGCAGTGACGGGAAGCCGGCCGTCGTCGTGGCCGTCGTCGACATCGTGATCGTGCTCTTCGCGGGCTACGGCTTCGTCCTGGCCGGGCTGTCCTTCGGGGCTCCGAGCCCGCGGGAGGTGCGGGACGCGGAGGCCGGGCGCGAGGGCGTTCTGTGGTTCCT from Streptomyces flavofungini includes:
- a CDS encoding DUF3558 domain-containing protein, producing MHRPAQRQRQRLTRVLVGAAAVPVILFASACSSDSGSDGDKKDSGDQSSASASGGSEGSGGSGDKAATVEKAAFAKLPEPCDTLSKKTLGDLVPATKNKSGKTGTSDDVSTRGNCTWDSLDNNGVDGSQFRWLRVSLNRFESDQSLGSGAKRAQGNFTKQVTDAQAAKDAKGVKTTPVPGVGDQATLVSYDVKKEKDTFKQQTLVARVENAVVTVDYNGAGLAGDKSPDGAALAKDTQKAAKEAVAAVTAANKAGGAPDKSSDAPKDDKDDKDDKASDGSGAKPENDAKDDAKPKGE